AAACCGATTCGAGGGGTAGATCATACGAGTACGGCCGGCTTGATAATTGGTGATGGACCCCACAGACTGACCGTGGTTGTTAGGCTCGTCGTTGTGCAGCAGCCCCAGCGAGCGCGCATGTGCGGCTTCGGCGACAAGGTGAGAGCATGCTCTTCACGCTTGATGCATCGCGCGACGCAATCAGCTGACAAAATACCTACCAGGACCGACGACCCATCACTCCCCCTCCATGCATTAAGGTCATCGTAAGAGACGCAAAGACTGGACAGGAGATCAACCACAAGTACGTGCAATCGGACGGGTTGCAAGACGCTTGCTTTGGACACTTGCTGATTATTCTCACAGCGATATCGAGTCTAAATTCTTCGTGATCCAGGTTGATTTGTGTTCAGAGGACGGTACTTCAGAGGTGAATCTTGTGAGGCACTCGTCCAACACTGCCTCGATATCAACCACACAGCCCTTTTCGTATTCAACCTTGCGGGATGAGGGCCTGCCGCAGGCACAGCAGATGCAGGCCTATTCCCAGATGATGCCCGGTTACGCCGCTGCGCCTATGGGCTACGGCCAGCACCAGCCGCcaccgcagcaacagcagcagcacatGATGCCGGGTTATGGCATGGCTTCCGGATCTGGCTACCAGCGTACGTTGTCCATTGCGAGAGTAGGCGCGCAACACGGCCAAAATATTTTACTGACCATAAGCGCAGCGACCTACCAGTCATCAAACTCCCAGTTTGCACCTCCGACCCAGTACTACCCCCAGCACGCCAACCCGGCGCCTGTGCCTTCCCAGGCGGACATGGCTTACGGTGGCCCTCGCCAGTCGCTGTCCATGCCCGCCAACCAGCCGCAGGGCATGTTCACCAGAAACCTAATTGGAAGCACGGCATCAAGCGCCTTCCAGCTgaacgacgtcgccgaccaACTCGGAACCTGGTTCATCATGCAGGATCTGAGCGTGAGGACCGAAGGTCGCTTCAGGTGAGAACACCAACGCGAGCCACCCGAGGCTGTCGACTTTTTTACTGATCGTGTTATGCAGGTTGCGTTTCTCGTTCGTCAACGTGGCGAGACCTCCGGACCAACCCTCGACAGATGGTTCGAGTGTGAACCACGGCAGTGCCCCGATACTCGCATCCGTCTTCAGTGACGTTTTCCAGGTCTTCTCGGCCAAGAAGTTTCCCGGCGTCTGCGAGAGCACGCCCCTGAGCAAGTGCTTCGCGACGCAAGGTATCAAGATCCCCATCCGGAaagagggcgccggcgacggcaaaaagggcggcgaggacgatgatgattATTAACGCCATGGTCTCGCTTGTTTTTCGGTTCCACGACGGGCGCTCGGAGTTCAGGCATAAAACACCCAAAAATGAAATACGGATTCAGTAGTGGGCAGAACAGGATCATCATGGCGGTCCATGACAGTTATCGTCATTCTTGGCACGGGCCCGCCCCCTTCCGGCTCGTACCATTAAACGCCAAGCAGAGCATATTTGAGGTTTTCATTTCTTCTCCGGAGACCTTTCTAGCGTAGTGGAGGTTGGAGAATCGCAAGACACTACTCACCTTTGTTGTTGCTGTGGGTGGCGAGAGCCTACACCCTTGCCTCGAACGTCGGAACGTCTCCACTATATTGCATTGGACGGTGCCAAGCATCGACAGATCATCTCCTTAAGCTTCCGCGCTTCCCCCTTTGGTGGGTGGAGTTAACCGGCAGATCGTTGGACCGCCTATCCAGAGGGGATCTTCCGAGATTTCTATTTTCCTCCTCGGTTTCCCTACGTGTGTAGCGGTCTGAGGAGAGAGGATGCATCGATTATCGGACTGGAAAATcaggaagggggaaagggtcGATGCAAAGACATGAAGACGAGACTGGCGAAGAGAACCATACAAGAGGGAATgaggggtggggggttgGAAAAACAATGGGGCGGTTCCGGCCTGGGTTTGCGCGTCCCGTCATCATCCGCCGATGGAGAACATGAGGGGAAATAAAGGTCCCCCCAGCACGAGTTATATTTCACCGCGAATGTTGCTCTTGTCCCACTGCCAAGCAGGGTAAGATAAGGGGTAGGAtacgtaggtaggtagtgtcCCTCCTTCTCAACATAAGCATCTCTGCAGGCTCAAAATCACAGTTGTACGTCCGTCTGTCCCTACCTAAGTATGATAGCAGCAACCTTTGCTTTTTGAGCAGCTGCTAGCTCTGACTACATCCCAGTTACACctgcctacctgcctaccaCCAAGTTCGACGGGAAGACCCTTACAGCGAGGGGCGCGGGTCCTGACCCGGATGCTGCTTGAGGTACTGCGTAGACGGCCTCACCTGAATCTCTCGAAAACCTTGTACAAAAAGCCTTGACGCGGGTTCTTGATGTCGGCAACGGTACAATCGTCATCCTACAGAGCCTGGCATGCGGAATTAACAGGCCATGTCACAAACACACATATAATTCGACAGTTCCGACTCATATTCCACTGGATATTGAAAACctacaaaaaaaaagaccccagcaaaacaaaaaagaacAACAAAAGAAGAAGTGAAGCCTGCAGGTCCGACTGCGAGGCAACTCCAACGCCTGACACGCCGCCCCTCCTTCCCAGTCCCTTCCCATTGCGGCGGGCTCAACTAACAACGCTCGAACGCTCTCCCAAAGTATTCATTGCTGATTCATAGTTCCTTCCTCCATGGGAAGACGACTCGCAGTGTCACATCAGCTGACATGGTCGCATTCCATCCGTCAAGACATCGTTATGTCGTCTTGGTTTTCAAACGCCATCTCTCGGTTCCATCTCAAGCACAAAGGAGACAAAACAGATGAAAGAGATCGAGACGAGGAAGTGTACACGCCGAGGGTGGTGCCTACCACAGACCATCGACCTCACCCTAGCGATCCTTTGCAATGAGAAACAAAACCAGAAGCCAagtcttctttttcttttacTGGCAATGATACATGCCATTGGGGGTGGATGGATACATCCCGCCTTAGCTGCCTTTGCAGCATAACAGCTTGTGTTGCCGCACACATGCCCGACTGCAAACAGTATTGGCCTGCATGTAGGCAAAAGAAATCAATCATTTCGAGTACCTTTGAGAACTCTAGTTGCGTGTGTCTGTGTTGTGTAGATGACGGCTCTATGAGTCAGCCAATTTTGCAAAGTGCTTGGACCAAATCCAGCCAACTTGGTCATCAGGGTCGTCTTGGTTCTTGGCAAGCCATAGCTCGCCCTTTTCAGCAATCACATCAAAGATCTGGGAAGATGTTGGTTAGCCTTGGACCCTTGAACTTCCACTGACAGTCTTTCAAGAACTTTCAAAAACTCACCTCGCCAGCCTGGTACGTGAGGTACGGGTACCCAGCCTCATGCTTTGTTGTCTCAATGTTGAACTCAAAGAGTGATGCTGCGAGCCAAAGCACGTTATATCCATTTCCAGCTGGTGTACGCTCACGTGAAGATGCTCGTGATGATCTCTGACTTTCTTCCATACCATCTGGCATGGGAAGAGCAGAGTGAAATAGACCTGAGAACCTCCTTGCTTCAATGCTGGAGTGCTGAGACTGATGAGCTGGGTTTGAGTCTCGCCTGTTGTTCGCTGTGGATTCTGAACTCTGTCTAGGCAGACCATTTGGCTCATGACTTCGGCCTGTGCCAGGCCGAGCAGAGGGCGGGGGCATGTTAGCACGTGGCACAGGGGATTGGTCTCCTGTGACAGGTGATGCTGACACCAATGGCCTTTGTACGGCTGCACCAGTGTAGTAGTCTCGATAATAGAACTGGTGGGGGCTGAGGGGTGTTGTGCTGGGTGATAGGGTGAACTGGCCACTGTGGCGCTTGGCAAAGTCTGGTGTTGGCAGCATGGGAGCATGGTCGCCATTCACCGATaggccccggccccggggGGAGGATACCTCAGCAGGTCGAGCTCGGTGCTTGGGTGGAGCATCCTCTGTGCTGGCTGTGGTCGACTGCGATGTCCTGCCCTTGTATGTTGGGTTCAGGATTCCAATGTTTGTGAACAGTTCCTGAGCATACTTGTAGTCCCGTTGGAAGGTGGACACGATGTCAGGGACATCAGGAGGCGGCCCCATATCTCCTGTcaccttcttcaccttctcCACCCATATGGAGTACCAGTTTGCCTGGATGTTGACGAAGTTGCCCAGGCAAATGTTGCCAATCCTCTCCGTCAAGGCAGAGAGTTGTGGCAACTCCTTTTTCAAAGTCTCATTGAGCGCGTCATACTGTTCCACCAACTCCTTGAGCCTGGGGTCTGGcgttttcccccctttcttgAGTTGCT
The DNA window shown above is from Colletotrichum destructivum chromosome 2, complete sequence and carries:
- a CDS encoding Putative velvet factor, producing the protein MNFDHQHPASGGYHHLASGPYSHVPPPQQQQQQQQQQHHHHHHQAASQHHTQHHPHPSNQMPQLPPMGYPAPVSMSSNASMPPSGMPPSHRQSATPAAPPAAPAQQNAALASMSKTDSRGRSYELVVVQQPQRARMCGFGDKDRRPITPPPCIKVIVRDAKTGQEINHNDIESKFFVIQVDLCSEDGTSEVNLVRHSSNTASISTTQPFSYSTLRDEGLPQAQQMQAYSQMMPGYAAAPMGYGQHQPPPQQQQQHMMPGYGMASGSGYQPTYQSSNSQFAPPTQYYPQHANPAPVPSQADMAYGGPRQSLSMPANQPQGMFTRNLIGSTASSAFQLNDVADQLGTWFIMQDLSVRTEGRFRLRFSFVNVARPPDQPSTDGSSVNHGSAPILASVFSDVFQVFSAKKFPGVCESTPLSKCFATQGIKIPIRKEGAGDGKKGGEDDDDY